The Lichenihabitans psoromatis genomic interval CGATCATGGGACCGGAACAGTCGCGTTTTTAGCCGGCGGAGCGATTAAGGGTGGCCGTGTTTTGGCTGATTGGCCGGGGCTTGCCGCGGCTCGTCTCTATCAAAGCCGCGACGTCATGCCGACAACCGACCTCCGCAGCGTCTTTAAAGGGCTGCTTCAGGATCACTTGGGTCTTCCCCAAACGATCCTCGATACCACGGTCTTGCCTGGATCGATCGGGGTTCGGCCAATCCAAGGCCTCGTGGTCTGAAACTGATCAGCTCCGGTCCGGCTCGCCAGACTTCATTGCGGCATTGAAGTTGTGGTGACCAACCGCAGCAGCGTCCGACATGCTGGCCCGCTGGCTCGACACATCAAACCCCGTGGTCGGGCGGATCGCGAGGGCCGATCCACCGATCGCAAGGGCCAGCACAGCAACGACACCGAGCGACACACGAAGCTGTCGGCGCGCCGACAGCGGGTCGATGCTGCGGGTGAAACCGGGATGAGAGCTGTGATCAAAGTTCTGAGAGAGCGACATGGGAGCCCGTGCGAGGTCAATGACTGTTCACGCGCAACAAACGGCCGGCGCAAACCTGATTAAACTGTCAACATAGAAATCCTAAACAAGTTCCGATTTCCGGGGTCGGACGCATAAATGTCTCGGTTAGCCCGTAAACAGCCCTAACGAATTCCCTCGGGTTGCGACTTCGGTCCGCAGCCCATATGATAACAATCAATCGTTTTTTCAGCTTTTTGGTCAGTCATCGATGTCAGTCAACAACACCAGCCGGACGCTCCTGAACAGGGTCGGAACGACGGTTATGTCCAGCGGCGCGACGCCCGCTCAGGTCATGCAGGGCTGCCCGGTCCATGATCTCCGCGTAAAATTGCGTGACGCCGGGCTTCGGCCGACGCGTCAGCGCGTTGCGCTCGGCTGGCTTCTATTCGCCAAGGGCGATCGACATATCACCGCCGAAAAGCTGTACGAGGAGGCGACGGGCGCGCGCGTGCAGATTTCGCTCGCGACCGTGTATAATACGCTGCATCAGTTCACCGAGGTCGGTCTGCTGCGCGAAATCGCGGTCGACGGGTCGAAAACCTATTTCGACACGAACATCTCGAACCACCATCACTTTTTGTTCGAAGAAACCAACGCACTGGTGGATATTCCGGATTCGCACATCGCGGTTGGTGCCCTCCCCGAATCTCCCGAAGGCATGGAAGTGTCGCGCGTCGACGTGATCATCCGCCTCACCAAGAAGATTGCGTCGGCCTAAGCTGCGGATGATCTGAGCTCGCTGCCCGTGCTGGCGGCGAGCGGACGCGGCTTGCTGAGCCGAGCCTTCGGCCTCAGTCGATGTGTTCGTCCGGGTAGACGCCCCAGAGGTTTGTCTGCTGCATGTAGCCGTCGAACCCTTCACCAAAAATTCGGCACCAATGGCCGTCGCATCGCTTGACGTTGCCAAGCACGCCGGGCTGCAGATTGGCAACGACCCGCGCATCCTCCGCCGGGTTTTGGCGCAGCGGGAGCACGATATCCTTCTTCCATGGCGCAATCAGCGCTGTCCGGCGTCCGGAGAGAAGCGAGTGCAGCACCCAGCCCTCTGACCCTTCCGAGTCGCGGATCTTACGCCAGGTGTCGAATTCGGCCGTGATTTCGACCGGAAGACCGGCCCGCTGAAATACCCAATTGGTGCGATGGTCCTTCGAGGGCCCCTCGCGCAGGTTCACGCGATCCGATTTCAGGCTGACATAGCGGGGAAGTGCCAGCCCGGTCGATGTGCCGAGCTGTTCGGCGCGCGCCGGCGTCTGTCCGGCCAGCAGGACCACAACAGCCAAGCCCTGCAGAAAAGCTCCGATCACCCGTTTCGCCCCCGCGGCTCCACGTCTCCGCACCGTCGTGGCTCCCTCGTTCCGTCGCATTCCGGTTCCGTTCCACTTGATCGATCCGGCGATCATCTCGCTGGACACGCGCCGGCGGCCGATCGACACGGTCCCCTTCTGGCAACCTGATTTGTTATGCTTAAGGCAGCGTAAACGGCGCTGCCGATTGCGCCATGTTCGAGGTTGCCCGGGCTTGAACCCAAGCGGCCAACAGGTCTAATGCGACGAGACGCCGGACGAGGCGACCCTATCCAAGGCATCTCATGGCGCGCCATCGGCCTCTCGTCATCGTGACCCGTAAACTGCCCGAGAGCGTCGAAAGGCGGATGGGCGACTTATTCGACCTCCGACTCAACCCGGACGACCGGCCGATGAGCCGGGAGGCACTAGCCGATGCCATGTCGCAGGCCGACGTGCTGGTTCCCACCATTACCGACCGGATCGATGCGGCGCTTCTCGCAGCGGCAGGCCCGCGCCTGCGGTTGATCGCCAATTTCGGCACCGGACGGGACAATATCGATGTCGTGGCGGCGCAGGCGCACGGTATTACGGTCAGCAACACCCCCGGTGTGCTGACCGACGACACCGCCGATATCGTGATGGCGCTGATCCTGTCGGTGGCGCGGCGCGTCGTGGAAGGGGCCGCCATCCTTCCGAACGAGACCTGGGACGGCTGGTCACCGACCTGGATGCTCGGTCAGCGGATCACCGGAAAAAGCCTCGGAGTTCTCGGCATGGGCCGGATCGGCCAGGCGGTCGCGCGGCGCGCCGCAGCCTTCGGCCTGTCGATCCATTACCATAATCGCACGCGGCTCCGAAGCGAGGTCGAGACCGCTCTCAAGGCGACCTACTGGCCCTCGCTCGACCAGATGTTGGCCCGCATGGACATCGTGTCGGTCAATTGCCCGCATACCCCGGCGACCTATCACCTTCTGTCGGCACGACGCTTGGCCCTGATGCGCCCAACGGCGGTGCTGATCAATGCGGCGCGGGGCGAGATCGTCGATGAGGCCGCGCTGATCCGCATGTTGCAGACCCGCAAGCTCGCCGGGGCGGGTCTCGATGTGTTCGAGCACGAGCCGGCCGTCCCGGCCAAGCTGATCCGGCTCGCGAAGGCCGGCAAGGTGACGTTATTGCCGCATATGGGCTCTGCCACGATGGAAGGCCGGATCGAGATGGGCGCGAAGGTGATCGTCAACATTCGCGCCTTTATGGACGGCCATCAGCCGCCCGACCGCGTGTTGCCGATCGACCTTTGACGCATGGCCGCATGCAGCGTCGGTCATCTTGACGAAGGCGGCAGACGCCACCAACTTTCCAGCAACGGTGCGGTGCTGGCGCCCTGATGACCCCTCGCGGGACGACAGGCCAACACCGACAAAGAGGTTGCGGCCGCGACGAAATCGTGTGGCGGCAGCCAGCGGGTCCTCCGGGACCGCAAAGGAGCAGTTATGGAAGAGTTCAAGACCATCAATCCGCTGACCCCCGACGAATTCGCCCATCTCGGCCAGGGTGCGATCGCCTATGTGAAGCCGATCAAGTCCGACGAAGTGCCGCTTTTGTTTCCGCAGGCGCCTTCCATCCAGCCCGGCCTCGATCTGTTCATGCTGCTCGGCGCCGACGGTATTCCGATCATGTTGACGGATTCAAAGGATGCGGCCTTCGCCAATGCGTGGGAAAACAAGCTGGAGACCGTCAGCGTCCATTGACGGACGACAGTGCAACACATCCGGTCTTCGGGCGCACCGGACTATTGGGCGCCCGAAATCGGTGAGTCGAGACGATGAATTCCAAGGCGAAACAGCGCGCGGCAGCGACCGGAAGCGGCAAGCGCGTCGACTATGTCGAGGTCGAGGAGGCGCCGGCTCTCACGCCGGTTTGGGTCCCCCGCCCCGACACAACGACGAGCCCGACCGGCCTGCATGTTTTCGACATCCAGCCGGATGACCGAACCAAGCGGCTCGATCGCTTTCTGGCCGAGCATTTCACGGGCGATGCGGGCTTGTCGCGGACGCGGCTCCAGTCGCTGATCGGCGACGGTGCAGTGCTGATCGACGGGAAGCCCGCGACCACATCGAGCCTGAAGCTCGAAACCGGCACTCAGGTTTCGGTCGATATTCCGCCGCCGATTGCGGCCGAGCCCGCAGCCGAAACCATCCCACTCACGATCGTGTTCGAGGACGAGCATCTGCTCGTGATCGACAAGCAATCCGGCCTTGTGGTTCACCCCGCCTCCGGTCACGAGACAGGGACACTCGTGAACGCGCTTATTGCCCATTGCGGTGACAGCCTCTCGGGCATCGGCGGCGTGCGGCGGCCGGGAATCGTGCATCGTCTCGATAAAGATACCACTGGGCTGATGGTGGTGGCGAAGACCGATCCGGCGCATCGCGGCTTGGCCGACCTGTTTGCCGATCACGGCCGGTCCGGATCTCTCGAACGCGCCTACACGGCCTTCGTCTGGGGTAAGCCGCAGATGCAGCATGGCACGATCGACATGCCGCTCGGCCGTCATGCTCATCACCGCGAGAAGATGGCGGTTGTGTCCGAAGAGCGCGGGCGTCACGCTGTGACGCATTGGCGCCTCGATCAAAGCTATGGCGATGTTGCCAGCACGATCCATTGCGAACTCGAAACCGGCCGAACGCATCAGATCCGGGTTCATCTCACCGAACTCGGTCATCCGCTCATTGGCGATCCGGTTTACGGCACCGGATTCAAGACGAAGGTGGCGCGTCTTCCCGAGGCAGCCCGCGCAGCGGTGACGGCGCTCGGTCGCCAGGCTCTTCACGCCGCCGTGCTCGGATTCGATCACCCGATCACAGGGGAAACTCATTCGTTCGAGAGCCCGCTGCCGCCTGACCTCATCGCGCTGCAGGCCGGGTTGGAGGATTGATGATGGCGCGCCGGATCGGGCGCGCCACCGAAGGCTGAGCGCTAGTCTTCGTCGCCGTCGTGATGAGCCGGCTGCTTCGAAAACACGGATGCGAGATCGACACGCTCGTCATCACGCTTTTCGGCTTTCGCCGACGCCCCGAACACCTCGGCCTGCGTCGAAGCGGGCTTCTGGGTCGTATATTCGGCCGACAGAAGGGTCTGTCCGCGATCGGCCTCCGTGGCCGGTCGATCCTTGGCGGCGCGATTGACCTCGAAATCAAGATCGATCTGCGAGCAGAGGCCCAGCGTCACCGGATCCATCGGCGCGAGACCGGCCGAGTTCCAATGGGTCCGTTCGCGGATGGCCTGAAGCGTCGTCTTGGTGGTGCCGACGAGACGCATGATCTGGGCATCTTTCAACTCGGGATGGTTCCGCACCAGCCATAGGATCGCGTTTGGCCGATCCTGCCGACGCGACAGCGGCGTGTAGCGCGCGCCGCGGGTCTTCTTGGCCGGCGGCAGACGCACCTTCGAGACGGCGAGCTGCAGGTGATGGCTCTTGGTGCCTTCGGCCAGAGCGATTTCCTCGCGGGTCAGCTGGCCCGACGTGATCGGGTCGTGACCCTTGATGCCGGTCGCGACCTCACCATCGGCGATGCCCTTCACTTCCAGTGGGTGCAGCTTACAAAAATCGGCGATCTGCTCGAAGGTCAGCGAGGTATTTTCCACCAGCCAGACCGCGGTGGCCTTCGGCATCAGAGGTGCATTGCTCATAGTCGGTATCCTTTTCAGCCTGCGAGGGCATGGTCCCGATATCCTTGAGCCGAGCGAACAGGCGCCCCGGCCAAGCCGAGGCACAGCCTCTAACGTGTATCCATGAATGGGAATAACCCAATATAGAATCGCTCCTACAGGAACGCAAACCCGTTTGTGATGCGCCGCGCAGCACCTAAAGAGCGGTCGATTGACTTCGATTGGCAA includes:
- the irrA gene encoding iron response transcriptional regulator IrrA, which codes for MSSGATPAQVMQGCPVHDLRVKLRDAGLRPTRQRVALGWLLFAKGDRHITAEKLYEEATGARVQISLATVYNTLHQFTEVGLLREIAVDGSKTYFDTNISNHHHFLFEETNALVDIPDSHIAVGALPESPEGMEVSRVDVIIRLTKKIASA
- a CDS encoding SH3 domain-containing protein, which produces MSIGRRRVSSEMIAGSIKWNGTGMRRNEGATTVRRRGAAGAKRVIGAFLQGLAVVVLLAGQTPARAEQLGTSTGLALPRYVSLKSDRVNLREGPSKDHRTNWVFQRAGLPVEITAEFDTWRKIRDSEGSEGWVLHSLLSGRRTALIAPWKKDIVLPLRQNPAEDARVVANLQPGVLGNVKRCDGHWCRIFGEGFDGYMQQTNLWGVYPDEHID
- a CDS encoding 2-hydroxyacid dehydrogenase; its protein translation is MARHRPLVIVTRKLPESVERRMGDLFDLRLNPDDRPMSREALADAMSQADVLVPTITDRIDAALLAAAGPRLRLIANFGTGRDNIDVVAAQAHGITVSNTPGVLTDDTADIVMALILSVARRVVEGAAILPNETWDGWSPTWMLGQRITGKSLGVLGMGRIGQAVARRAAAFGLSIHYHNRTRLRSEVETALKATYWPSLDQMLARMDIVSVNCPHTPATYHLLSARRLALMRPTAVLINAARGEIVDEAALIRMLQTRKLAGAGLDVFEHEPAVPAKLIRLAKAGKVTLLPHMGSATMEGRIEMGAKVIVNIRAFMDGHQPPDRVLPIDL
- a CDS encoding DUF1150 family protein, producing the protein MEEFKTINPLTPDEFAHLGQGAIAYVKPIKSDEVPLLFPQAPSIQPGLDLFMLLGADGIPIMLTDSKDAAFANAWENKLETVSVH
- a CDS encoding RluA family pseudouridine synthase; this translates as MNSKAKQRAAATGSGKRVDYVEVEEAPALTPVWVPRPDTTTSPTGLHVFDIQPDDRTKRLDRFLAEHFTGDAGLSRTRLQSLIGDGAVLIDGKPATTSSLKLETGTQVSVDIPPPIAAEPAAETIPLTIVFEDEHLLVIDKQSGLVVHPASGHETGTLVNALIAHCGDSLSGIGGVRRPGIVHRLDKDTTGLMVVAKTDPAHRGLADLFADHGRSGSLERAYTAFVWGKPQMQHGTIDMPLGRHAHHREKMAVVSEERGRHAVTHWRLDQSYGDVASTIHCELETGRTHQIRVHLTELGHPLIGDPVYGTGFKTKVARLPEAARAAVTALGRQALHAAVLGFDHPITGETHSFESPLPPDLIALQAGLED
- a CDS encoding DUF1013 domain-containing protein: MSNAPLMPKATAVWLVENTSLTFEQIADFCKLHPLEVKGIADGEVATGIKGHDPITSGQLTREEIALAEGTKSHHLQLAVSKVRLPPAKKTRGARYTPLSRRQDRPNAILWLVRNHPELKDAQIMRLVGTTKTTLQAIRERTHWNSAGLAPMDPVTLGLCSQIDLDFEVNRAAKDRPATEADRGQTLLSAEYTTQKPASTQAEVFGASAKAEKRDDERVDLASVFSKQPAHHDGDED